CCAAGCGTTGAACGAGTTGCAGGATTGCCGCAAATCGTAATTAAATACAACCGTTCTCAAATTGCCAATTATGGTTTAAACATTGAGGACATCAATCACATTGTAAGCACCGCCTTTGCAGGTGGCAATGCAGGAGTTGTTTTTGAAAACGAACGCAAATTTGATTTAGTGGTTAGGCTTGACAGCACACACCGAAACAACATTGACGATGTAAGTCATTTATATATCCCAACTACCAACGGAACACAAATTCCACTTTCACAAGTTGCCGAAATAAAAATGGAATTAGGTCCTGCACAAATAAGCCGAGAAGATGGTAAACGTAGAATAGTTGTGGGTTTCAATATCAAAGGAAGAGATGTAGCAAGTGTTGTAAGCGACATTCAAAAAGAGCTGAATGAAAAAGTAAAATTGCCCGAAGGATATTATTACACCTATGGAGGAACATTTGAAAATTTGCAAGCAGCAAGCAAACGCCTGATGATTGCATTACCCGTGGCATTGGCACTTATTTTTATGTTACTCTATTTCACGTTTAGTTCAGTAAAGCAAGCAGCCTTAATTTATACCGCTATTCCAATGAGTGCAATAGGTGGGGTTTTCGCTTTACTCATTCGTGATATGCCTTTTAGTATTTCGGCAGGTATTGGTTTTATTGCCCTGTTCGGTGTAGCAGTCTTAAACGGCATTGTGCTGATTGGAACTTTCAACCAATTGGAAAAAGACGGAATGACTGACATTCTACAACGCATAAAGGAAGGAACAAAAATTCGTCTGCGACCCGTGTTAATGACCGCCACAGTTGCATCCTTAGGATTTTTGCCAATGGCACTTTCTCACGGTGCAGGGGCAGAAGTTCAAAAACCTTTGGCAACCGTTGTAATCGGAGGATTGATTACCGCAACTTTCCTTACACTTTTTGTTTTGCCTTTGCTGTATGTTATATTTTCATCTAAAAGAAAAAGAAAAATCAATATTTCAACGGCAAGCATTTTAGTTTTTGCCTTGCTTTCTTTTAATGTTGCCAATGCACAATCACCAACAACAAAGGGTATTTCCGTTGATGATGCTATAACCACAGCATTGAAAAATAATTTGGAATTGCAATCGAAACAATTCAATGTGCAATCTTCCACCATCTTGAAAAAATCAGTGTTTGAATTGCCTAAAACAAATGTCAATTTCCAGTTTGGGCAATACAATAGCATCAATCAGGACAAGGCATTTCAAGTTTCGCAAAGTATTCCGTTCCCTACTTATTATACTGCAAAATCAGGCTTGTATAAAGCCGAATTGCAAAGTAGTGAATTGCAACAACAAGCCACTGCCAACGAAATAAAAGCACAGGTGCAATACTGGTTTTATCAGTTGCAGTATTTGCAAACGACCAATAAGCAATTGCAATCTTTAGACAGTTTGTATAACGATTTTGTGAGTGCTGCCACCTTACGATACAAAACAGGCGAAACAAATTTATTGGAAAAAACCACAGCCGAAACAAAGCGAGGACAACTTTCTCTTTTGCTTAAACAAAACGAAACCGATTATACCACGGCTTACAATTCGTTGAAAACGCTAATGAATACAAGCGAAGATTTTGCAATTAATGATAGCGAAAATTTTCAACCGCTTGCAATTTCCAATTCGTTGGACACAACACTTATAACAAATAACCCATCGTTAAAGTTGCTGTATCAGCAAGCGGTAATTGCCGAGCAAAATAAGAAAGTCGAAACTGCATCCACTTTACCCGATTTTAATGTCGGCTATTTCAACCAGTCCCTAATCGGAGTGCAAAGCATCAATGGAGCAGATGTAAATTTTGACGGTAGCAAACGCTTTCAGGGTTTTAATGTAGGTATCAGTATTCCTATTACATTTTTCAGCAACGCTTCAAAAATAAAATCGCTTGACTATAAACAACAGGCATTGCAAAAAGAAGCCGACAACGGAAAACTGATTTTACAAACCCAATTGCAAAATGCTTTTCAGCAATACAATCAAAATTTGTCGCAATACAACTACTACAAATCAACTGCCTTGCCTAATGCCGAAATAATTATCAGCACCGCAAAAGTGGGTTTTAAAAGTGGCGACATTGGTTACATTGAGTATTTACAAGCATTGCAAACCGCTACCGATGTGCAGTTAAATTATCTGCAATCCATCAATCAAATCAATCAATCCATCATCAACATTAATTTCTTAATCAACAAATAAATTTTAGAAAAATGAAAAACATAATCTTCATAGCAGCCCTTG
Above is a window of Chlorobiota bacterium DNA encoding:
- a CDS encoding CusA/CzcA family heavy metal efflux RND transporter is translated as MLDKIIAFSIKNKFIIALMTLALIVWGVWSATKLPIDAVPDITNNQVQIITVCPTLAGQEVEQLVTYPIEQSIANLPDLEELRSISRFGLSVITVVFDDKVDIYFARQLINERLKEAETKIPKGVGTPELAPVSTGLGEVYQYIIHPKKGSESKYTAMDLRTMQDWIVARQLYGTAGIAEVNSFGGQMKQYEVAVNPDRLIAMGITIPEIFVALEKNNENTGGAYIDKKPNAYFIRGVGLIGSFDDIKNIVVKTNPNGIPILIKDVAEVQFGSAVRYGAMTYNGEVDAVGGVVMMLKGANSADVVSRIKDKMATIQKSLPKDIVIEPFLDRTDLVNRAISTVEKNVIEGALIVIFVLVLFLGNLRAGLIVASAIPLSMLFALGLMNVFGVSANLMSLGAIDFGLIVDGAVIIVEATLHHLGMRKAIGKLSQQEMDEEVFQSASKIRSSAAFGEIIILIVYIPILTLVGIEGKMFSPMAQTVGFAIFGALILSLTYIPMMCAAFLPKTISHKQTLSDRMMNFFQRIYAPLLEKAIRFKKIIVGATVAVFVVSVFLFSKMGGEFIPTLQEGDFAFHCILPQGTSLSQSLETSMQASRLIKEFDEVKMVVGKTGSAEVPTDPMPPEATDMMIILKSPSEWKRDISYDELAEEIEKKLSTIPGVFFEKNQPIQMRFNELMTGIRQDVAIKIFGENMDTLLNYANKVNAIVASVEGATEPSVERVAGLPQIVIKYNRSQIANYGLNIEDINHIVSTAFAGGNAGVVFENERKFDLVVRLDSTHRNNIDDVSHLYIPTTNGTQIPLSQVAEIKMELGPAQISREDGKRRIVVGFNIKGRDVASVVSDIQKELNEKVKLPEGYYYTYGGTFENLQAASKRLMIALPVALALIFMLLYFTFSSVKQAALIYTAIPMSAIGGVFALLIRDMPFSISAGIGFIALFGVAVLNGIVLIGTFNQLEKDGMTDILQRIKEGTKIRLRPVLMTATVASLGFLPMALSHGAGAEVQKPLATVVIGGLITATFLTLFVLPLLYVIFSSKRKRKINISTASILVFALLSFNVANAQSPTTKGISVDDAITTALKNNLELQSKQFNVQSSTILKKSVFELPKTNVNFQFGQYNSINQDKAFQVSQSIPFPTYYTAKSGLYKAELQSSELQQQATANEIKAQVQYWFYQLQYLQTTNKQLQSLDSLYNDFVSAATLRYKTGETNLLEKTTAETKRGQLSLLLKQNETDYTTAYNSLKTLMNTSEDFAINDSENFQPLAISNSLDTTLITNNPSLKLLYQQAVIAEQNKKVETASTLPDFNVGYFNQSLIGVQSINGADVNFDGSKRFQGFNVGISIPITFFSNASKIKSLDYKQQALQKEADNGKLILQTQLQNAFQQYNQNLSQYNYYKSTALPNAEIIISTAKVGFKSGDIGYIEYLQALQTATDVQLNYLQSINQINQSIININFLINK